DNA sequence from the Sphingomonas bisphenolicum genome:
TTTCCTATCTCGTTACGGAACGAGAAAGACGGGGATGGCTTGTGGCGGATGAGGACGATACGGGACGCCGGATTCAGGTCGCCAATGCGCGGCCGGAGGATGCCGGGCGCGGTTTGGCGCGGTTGCCGCTGGCGGTGATGGCGGAGCTGCAACTGGCCGAAGGCGACGTCATCGAGATTGTGGGCAAGCGATCGACGTCGGCGCGCGTCGTGCGGCCCTATAAGGAGGATGAGGGGCTGGACGTGCTGCGCCTCGACGGTTTGCAGCGCGCCAATGCCGGGGTCGGCTCCGGCGACTTCGTCCAGATCGACAAGGCGGAGCCGCGGCCCGCGCAAAGGGTCGTGTTCGCGCCTGCACAAAATAACCTGCGCTTGCAGGGCAATCCCGATGCCCTCAAGCGTGTCTTCTACCAGCGGCCGCTGACCGCGGGCGATGTGGTGGCGACCGCAGGGCAGCAGCAGGTGCCGCCGGGCGACATGCCGCCGCAGCTGCGCCAGATGCTGGCCGCGCCGGCTTATGCGCTCCAGGAAATCCGCCTCGTCGTCGTGTCCACGGTGCCCAAGGGCATCGTCCATATCGACGCCGATACCGAGGTCGAGCTGCGCGCCGAATATGAGGAGCCGCGCGAATCGCGCCGTGCCGACGTCACCTATGACGATGTCGGCGGCATGGCCGACGCGATCGACCAGTTGCGCGAGATGGTGGAACTGCCGCTGCGCTATCCCGAACTGTTCACGCGCCTCGGCGTCGATCCGCCAAAGGGGGTGTTGCTGCATGGACCGCCGGGCACCGGCAAGACGCGCTTGGCGCGCGCGGTCGCCAATGAATCGGACGCGGAATTCTTCCTGATCAACGGGCCGGAGATCATGGGATCGGCCTATGGCGAGTCCGAGAAGCAGCTACGCGAGATTTTCGAGGCGGCGGCCAAATCCTCGCCTTCGATCCTGTTCATCGACGAGATCGATTCGATCGCGCCGAAACGGGGCCAGGTGACCGGCGAGACGGAAAAGCGACTGGTCGCCCAGTTGCTCACCCTGATGGACGGGCTGGAGCCGCGCACCAATCTGGTGGTGATCGCCGCGACCAACCGGCCCGAAGCGATCGACGAGGCGCTGCGTCGCCCCGGCCGGTTCGACCGCGAGATCATCGTCGGCGTGCCTGACGAGCGCGGGCGGCGCGAGATATTGGGCATCCATACGCGCGGTATGCCGCTGGGCGACAAGGTCGACCTGGCCGAACTGGCGCGCATGACCTATGGCTTCGTCGGCGCCGACCTCGCCGCGCTGACCCGCGAAGCGGCGATCGAGACGGTGCGCCGTTTCATGCCGCGCCTCAATCTGGAGGACGGGACGATTCCCCCCGACGTGCTGGAGGAACTGTCCGTCACGCGGGAGGATTTCCTCTCAGCGATCAAGCGGGTGCAGCCGTCGGCGATGCGCGAGGTGATGGTGCAGGCGCCCAATATCGGCTGGTCCGACATTGGCGGGCTGGACGACGCGCAGATGCGCCTGAAGGAAGGCGT
Encoded proteins:
- a CDS encoding CDC48 family AAA ATPase, giving the protein MADEDDTGRRIQVANARPEDAGRGLARLPLAVMAELQLAEGDVIEIVGKRSTSARVVRPYKEDEGLDVLRLDGLQRANAGVGSGDFVQIDKAEPRPAQRVVFAPAQNNLRLQGNPDALKRVFYQRPLTAGDVVATAGQQQVPPGDMPPQLRQMLAAPAYALQEIRLVVVSTVPKGIVHIDADTEVELRAEYEEPRESRRADVTYDDVGGMADAIDQLREMVELPLRYPELFTRLGVDPPKGVLLHGPPGTGKTRLARAVANESDAEFFLINGPEIMGSAYGESEKQLREIFEAAAKSSPSILFIDEIDSIAPKRGQVTGETEKRLVAQLLTLMDGLEPRTNLVVIAATNRPEAIDEALRRPGRFDREIIVGVPDERGRREILGIHTRGMPLGDKVDLAELARMTYGFVGADLAALTREAAIETVRRFMPRLNLEDGTIPPDVLEELSVTREDFLSAIKRVQPSAMREVMVQAPNIGWSDIGGLDDAQMRLKEGVELPLKDPDAFRRIGIRPAKGFLLYGPPGTGKTLLAKAVAREAQANFIATKSSDLLSKWYGESEQQIARLFARARQVAPTVIFIDELDSLVPARGGGLGEPAVTERVVNTILAEMDGLEELQSVVVIGATNRPTLIDPALLRPGRFDELIYVPVPDEAGRRRILGIHTAKMPLADDVDLDRLAGRTERFTGADLEDLVRRAGLFALRQSLSVDKVTQAHFEDALDDTRASVTPEMEREYEQIQSQLKQRAMQVDPIGFVAPGMVRSRDRTD